The nucleotide sequence ATAATTCTAAGCTAGCCTATGTTTTTGAAAACAACATCTATGTTTATGATGTTGAAGGAAAAACGGAAAAGCAGATTACGCAAGACGGTAAAATAAATAGTATTATTAACGGTGTTACCGATTGGGTTTACGAAGAAGAACTTGGTTTTGTATGAGCTTTTCAATGGAATAAAAAGGGCGATAAAATTGCGTTTTTAAGATTTGATGAAGCTGAAGTTCCAGAGTTTTCTATGGATATCTTCGGAAGTGATCTTTATCCAAGTGAACAAACCTTTAAATACCCGAAAGCTGGTGAAGCGAATTCTGAGGTTTCTTTGCAGATGTACGATGTAGCTTCAGAAGCAACTGAAGAAATAAAGCTAGGGGATTATAGCGATTTTTATATTCCGCGTATAAAATGGACCAATAGAGATTACGTTTTGAGCGTTCAGGTGTTAAATAGACATCAGGATCAATTAGATCTTATTTTTGTAAATGCAGAAGACAATTCTGCTAGAATTGTGCTTACTGAAAAAGATGATGCTTATGTTGATGTTACCGATAATCTTACTTTTTTAGAAGATCATAGTTTTATATGGACAAGCGAGCGCGACGGTTATAACCATATTTATCTCTATGATGAAAATGGAAAATTGAAAAACAAGGTGACCGATGGAAATTGGGAAGTAACCAATTATTATGGTTATGATAAAAAAAGAAATCGGCTATTTTACCAAAGCACAGAAAACGGAAGTGTAAATCGTGATGTATATTCGATTAAAACTAACGGAAAAAGCAAAAAGCGACTTACTGAAAAAACCGGAACCAATAATGCTGATTTTAGTACTGACTTTACCTATTTTATAAATGCATTTACCAATACCGAAACGCCTATGGTATATACACTTCATCAGGCTAAAAACGGTAAACTGGTAAGGCAAATTAAAGATAACGTGGAACTACTAGAAGTAGAAAAGCCGTATCATTTTTCGCCGAAAGAATTATCTACGATTCCTGTTAACGGAAACGAGTTAAATATGTGGACGATTAAACCTTCAGATTTTGATACATCGAAGAAGTATCCCCTGTTGATGTTTCAATATTCTGGGCCGGGATCACAATCGGTTTCCAACACCTACTTCAATACTAATGATTATTGGTATCAGCTTTTAGCCGATCAAGGCTACATCATCGTTTGTATAGATGGTAGAGGGACTGGTTTTAAAGGAGCCGAATTCAAGAAGGTCACACAAAACGAACTTGGAAAACACGAATTAGAAGATCAAATCGCCGCTGCAAAGCAACTTGGTCAGCTGAATTATATTGATGCTGACCGAATCGGAATTTGGGGTTGGAGTTTTGGTGGTTTTATGGCATCTAATGCGATTTTAAAAGGCAACGATACTTTCAGTATGGCAATAGCTGTGGCGCCGGTAACCAGCTGGCGTTTTTACGATACCATCTATACCGAACGCTTTATGACGACTCCGCAGGAAAATGCTTCTGGTTACGATGAAAATTCACCTATAAATCATGTAGATAAATTGAAAGGCGACTTTCTAATTGTTCATGGTGGTGGCGATGATAACGTACATTTGCAAAACACCATGCGAATGGTAGAAGCGCTTATCCAGGCGAATAAACAGTTCGATTGGGCAATTTACCCCGATAAAAATCACGGGATATACGGTGGCAACACCAGATTGCACTTATATACAAAAATGACAAACTTTATTAAAGAACACCTTTAATTTACAAAAACACAACCGAAAATCATGGCAAATACTGCACCCCCAGCTAATCAAAAAGAATTATTTGGACATCCGGTAGGATTATATATTTTATTTTTTACTGAATTATGGGAGCGTTTCTCTTATTACGGAATGCGCGCTCTATTTGTTTTATACCTTGTGGCTGAAACAACTTCTGATAATCCAGGATTTGGATGGACTAATTCTGAGGCTTTAAGTTTATATAGCTGGTATACAATGTTAGTATATGTAGTATCCATACCAGGTGGTTGGGTAGCCGATAAATTTTTGGGCCAAAAGAAAACAGTCTTAATTGGTGGAATCTTGCTTTGTATTGGGCACGGTATATTGGCATTCGAATCTGAAACTTCTTTTTATATTGGCTGTTTATTCGTTATTCTCGGTGTAGGTGGATTAAAGCCAAACATATCTTCAATGGTAGGTGGCTTATATAAACAAGGCGATGAGCGTAGAGACCTTGGTTTCTATATTTTCTATATGGGAATTAATATTGGTGGTTTCCTTGCACCAATTGCTTGTGGATTTTTAGCTGAATATTACGGATGGCACTGGGGATTTGGTCTTGCAGCTATCGGGATGCTTTTAGGGCAGATTGTTTACATGATGGGGCAAAAACACTTAGCACATGTTGGGAATTTAATTTCCAGAAAGAACGAAGCAGATCGTGCAATTTTAGATAAACCTTTAACTTCAATAGAAAAAGATAGAGTAAAAGTATTACTGCTTTCATTCTTATTGATAATTCTCTTTTGGGCCGCCTTCGAGCAAGCAGGAGGATTAATGAATCTTTATGCAGCAGAGAAAGTAGATAGAACTATTTTAGGAATGGAAATTCCGGCTTCTGTATTTCAATCTGTAAATTCATTCTTTATTATCACTTTAGCTACGCTAGTAGGAAGTTTTTGGTATAAATGGAAACAAAAAGGTAAAGAGTCATCTTCGATCTTTAAGATGGCAATAGGTTTAATTATCATGGCCTTAGGTTTTAGCTTTATGAGTGCAGCATCTGTACAGTATCAGGAAACTGGTTCTTCGGGAATGTACTGGTTAATATTGGCTTATTTATTTCATACTATTGGTGAGCTTTGTGCATCGCCGGTTTCACTCTCATTTATTACAAAGCTTGCGCCTGTAAAATATGCTTCAATAATAATGGGTATGTATTGGGCAGCGACAGGATTAGGTAATAAAGTAGCGGGTCTTATTGGGCAATACGCACAAGATCTTGGAGAGTTTGAAACCTTCACCGGTATTGCGATTATCTGGACATTAATTGGATTATTAGTAATAGCAGTATTAAAGCCACTAAAGCGTCTAACCCATGGTGCAGAGGATTCGAAGATGGAAGACGGTATTCCTCAGGAAACTACGATAGAGTAAGTTTTTAAAGTAATTAATAAAAAAACGTTCTGTAAAAGGAACGTTTTTTGTTATTATAAAAGAAAATTTTGAAAATGAAAAAACTATTTTTTATAGCCTTAATGATTCTTGGAATCACTGCGCATGCGCAGCAGGAGAATGTCGAGATCAACTGGATGACGATGAACGAGGCTTTGGCTGCACAAACAGAAGCGCCTAAAAATATCATTATGGATGCGTATACGGTTTGGTGCGGTCCCTGTAAAATGTTGGACAAAAACACTTTTGGGCATCCCCAGGTAGCGCAGTTTATTAACGAAAATTACTATCCGGTAAAGTTTAATGCTGAAGGAGACCAAGAAATCAACTACAAGAACAAGGCTTTTAGTAATCCGCAGTACGATCCAGAATTAAAAGCGAGAAGGAATAGTCCGCATGAGTTTGCAAGAGCTTTAAAAATTACGGGATATCCAAGTATCGTATTTTTTGATGAGCAAGGCGAATTAATAGCGCCACTCACAGGATATCGTTCGCCAGAGCAAATCGAAATTTTTCTAAAAATCTTCGCAAAAGATGAGTATAAGAATTTAACTTCAGAAAAAGCCTGGAAAGAATACAATGAAAACTTCAAACCTACGTTTACAAAGTAAGTGTTAGTTGTATCATAAACAATAGTTTGTGGTTAGTAGTTAAAAGCTCCCTTTTTGCCAGTGTGGTAGAAAGGGATTTTTTTATTGGCGCAGGTTGCTCTCCAAAGTTGAATAAAACTCTGGTAATTGCTAGCATCAGCCATTATCATAGGTGGATCTAAAACTTCAATAACCCGCTTTAAATTTACTTTTGGAGAATTCGAGAGTAATAGGATATCTGGATTAAATTTAGGGAAATTATAAAGCCCGGTGCTATCGATTAGCAATATTCGTTTTTCTTTCAGAAGATAAAAATTCTGTAGTTTATGAACTTCAATATTCGAGATTTTTTCATGCAGTTTGAAGTTTTTCAAATACTGCCAATTCGTATCTTTTTCATTATTTCCATAGAGAGTCAAATTCTGCGATTTCTTTTCAGCAATTACAGTGCTACCCGATTTATTCAGAATAAAAAATTCTTCGGAAGAATGCTCAAATTGTTCAAAAAGCATACTTATTTGAAATAATATAATTCCGCAGAAAACATAAAAGATGTATTTTTTCTTTTTATGCTGAAGTGCAAAAAAGGTACTCAAAATAATTCCGAATAGAAAAATTACCGCAGGAACACTAAGATTAATTTCTCTAATAATGAAAGTTTCCTGGCTGGCAATCCATGAGATGTATTGGTTTAGTTTTTCAATTAGAAAAGAATATAGGTCGATCAGCATTTTAGGAAGTATGCCAAAAACACTCAATATTAAAATGAATATTCCTGAAATTAATAAAACTCCCAAGCCGGGAAGGATGACGATATTGGTGAGCAAAAATAAGCCCGGGAATTGATGAAAATAGAAAAGACTCAACGGTAAAACACCAATTTGTGCACAAATGCTCACCGTTAATGTTTGGTACAATAGTCGGATGAGCTTGTTATTCGGATACCAGAGTTTGTTGAATTTTGGTTGAAATAAAGCGATGCTGAAAACCGCAGCAAAACTCAGTTGAAAACCTACCTGAAATACATAGAATGGATTGATAAGTATGAGAACGAAAAATGCGGAGAAGAGCGTGTTTAGTAAGTTTACCTTTCGGTTAATCTGCAATCCGAAAGCAATCAGGCTAAACATCAAAGAAGCTCTAACTACCGATGCTGAAAATCCCGTTAGTATAGCAAATCCCCAAATACCTGCTAAGGTGAGTAGAAATTTCAGCCATTTTAATTGACGAATCGGTTTTAAGATGAAGTTGAGTAGCAATAATACAATCCCAACGTGCAATCCTGAAACAGCCAGAATATGAATCGCACCCGCCGAGGCATATTTGCTGTAAATTTCATTTGAGATTGAAGTACGATCGCCTAAAATTAAAGCTTTTATTACGGCTAGCTCCTCTTTTTCAAACCCCGAGGAATTTAGGCTTTTTAATAATCTAGTTCTGGGGTTTTCTATAAAAGAAGTTTCGAGGTTTTTGCTGAATAATATTTGATCTTCGGAAAGTTGAATTTGATGAAATATTCCTTGAAATTTCATGTATTCTGAATAATCAAATTGATGCGGATTTAAAGGAGATTTTATAGGTTTAACTGATGCCGGAATTATTAGTTGCTGCCCAACTTCAATTTCAGATTGTAAAGGAACAGCAATTAGAATGTTGCCTTTCACAGCTGCCTTTAAAGTATTTTCACTAGAGATGATGTGATCAACTTCAGCAATAAATCTTTTTTGAAAGTTTGGTTTTAGTTCTTCTTTCAGTTTTATGCTTAACAAATCATTTTCAGAAGTAATAAAATGCGAAAAATAATTATGCTGATTTTCGGGGAATTTTAGTTGATATGAAATGCTTCCGAAGAGAAATAATAAAACGTAACAGCAAACGCCAAAATAACTTTTCTGGTAGAGTTGTCTTGCAGATCTAAAAAATGAAAGCAGGAAAAAGAGAATTGTAATTCCTGCTGAAATAAGGAAATACGAGAGCGCTATTTGTGTATAATGCGCAGTCAAAATCCCGCATAAAACTGCAATCGAAAATTTAAGAATCTTGATATTGGTATAACCCATCTTTCTGATAATTAGAAAGTAGGGTCAGTTTAAAAATAATAAAATTTCTAAATTTGGCGAAATTTGTTTATTAAATCACTCGCCGCGCCATTACAAACGTATTGTTCCAGTAATTTTCTGAAAGTTTACTAATCACCACACCCAAAGAAGTTGTTGAATGGATAAAAAGGATGTCACCTTGTGAGATATCGACGACCATCCCAACATGATTTATCACCTTTTTATTTTTGTTAGTTTCGAAAAACAAGAGATCGCCAACCGTAACATCTTTTAAATACAAACGCTCGCCTTGAAGAGACATGGCCCGAGACGTTCTTGGTAATTGAATGTCGTTTTCCTGAAAAGAAACATATAAAAGGCCAGAGCAATCCATCCCACGTTTTGTTGTACCGCCGTATTTGTATTTGGTACCCTCAAAACCAATCGCATAATTTACAATATCATATACGCGCTCGTCTTTTGGTTTTATGGTGTTGTTGCGTTTGGTAACTTCAGGATTATAATGTCTGGTTTTTTTAGTTCTAACTTCCTTTTTAGTAGTGACTACTTTGGGTTTAGAACTTCCGCAGGAGCTTAAGAAAATCGCAGTACATAGCATTAAGCTATATTTTAGAAGCGGCTTCATCATCATTCTTCTTTTCATGTTCGGGGCTTAATAAATTTTCAAACTACTTTACAGCATTATAAATTAGACTGGCAGTCTCTAGACTGGCACCAGTTCCTCCTAATTTTTGCTCTAATTGATCATAATCTTTTAAAAGTCTCGCTCTATTTTTTTCTTCTAAAATCTTATGTAATTCTTTTTTCAGGGAATATGAGTTAAATTCTCCCTGTATTAATTCTTTCACAACCTCACGATCCATTATTAGATTTACTAGCGAGATATAATCTAAATTAATAATTCTTTTGGCAATGTGATAAGAAATATAGCTGCCTTTATAACAAACAACTTCGGGAACTTTAAAAAGAGCGGTTTCTAAAGTTGCAGTACCAGAGGTGACCAATGCAGCATGAGCACAACTTAGAATGTCGTAAGTCTTGTTCATTACTAAATTGATATTGGTCTTTTTTAGGTAAGGTTGATAGAATTCTAGTTCCTGACTTGGAGCACCGGCAATAACAAACTGATATTCTTTAAAATCCTGAGTGATACTAAGCATCACTTCTAACATTTTAGAGATCTCCTGTTTTCGGCTTCCTGGTAGCAGTGCAATAATCGGCCGATCATCAAGATTGTTTTCTGCTTTAAAAGAAACTATATCTGTTTCTTTCCGATTAGCAATAGCATCGATAAGTGGATGTCCCACAAAATTGACCGGAAAATTATGTTTCTTTTCGTAGAATTCTTTTTCGAAAGGTAAGATCACATACATGTGATCGATATCTCTTTTAATCGCTTTAATTCGGTTTTCTTTCCAGGCCCAAATTTGAGGAGAAATATAGAAGTGATTCGCGTAGCCTTGCTCTTTAGACCATTTTGCTATTCTTAAATTAAAACCCGGATAATCTATAAAGATCAAAGCATCCGGTTTATAGGCAGTAATATCTTTTTTACACACTGAAATATTACCCATTATGGTGCGAAGATTCATAACGACTTCAGCAAAACCCATAAACGCAAGATCGCGGTAATGTTTTACCATGGTACCGCCTTGGGCTTGCATAAGATCGCCTCCCCAAAATCGAAATTCAGCATTTTGATCTACTTTTTTTAGAGACTTCATAAGATTAGAAGCATGTAGATCTCCCGAGGCTTCTCCTGCAATGATATAATATTTCAAGCTTTATAATTTTTATTCTGAATAATTAGAAATTTCGAATTTTAACAACGGCAATAGCAATAGCCACTACGAGACATGCCAGTAAAATTCCGCGTGCGTGAAACACTTGTTTTTTCCGCATAAAAACAAAAAATGGTAGAAAGTTTAGAATCGCACCTATTGCTATTAACTTTCCGAAGTAATCATTGGTGATAGAATCACGAAGGCTGGCTTCAAAACTATAATCAGAGAAAAAAGTGGTAAAGAGAAATACTCCGGCAATAGTTGTAGAAATGCCTATCAAAAATCCTATAATCACATTGCTTTTACTCATCCAGTTTCCAATCGTTTAATTCTTTTATAAAA is from Zunongwangia endophytica and encodes:
- a CDS encoding peptide MFS transporter, whose protein sequence is MANTAPPANQKELFGHPVGLYILFFTELWERFSYYGMRALFVLYLVAETTSDNPGFGWTNSEALSLYSWYTMLVYVVSIPGGWVADKFLGQKKTVLIGGILLCIGHGILAFESETSFYIGCLFVILGVGGLKPNISSMVGGLYKQGDERRDLGFYIFYMGINIGGFLAPIACGFLAEYYGWHWGFGLAAIGMLLGQIVYMMGQKHLAHVGNLISRKNEADRAILDKPLTSIEKDRVKVLLLSFLLIILFWAAFEQAGGLMNLYAAEKVDRTILGMEIPASVFQSVNSFFIITLATLVGSFWYKWKQKGKESSSIFKMAIGLIIMALGFSFMSAASVQYQETGSSGMYWLILAYLFHTIGELCASPVSLSFITKLAPVKYASIIMGMYWAATGLGNKVAGLIGQYAQDLGEFETFTGIAIIWTLIGLLVIAVLKPLKRLTHGAEDSKMEDGIPQETTIE
- a CDS encoding ComEC/Rec2 family competence protein; translation: MGYTNIKILKFSIAVLCGILTAHYTQIALSYFLISAGITILFFLLSFFRSARQLYQKSYFGVCCYVLLFLFGSISYQLKFPENQHNYFSHFITSENDLLSIKLKEELKPNFQKRFIAEVDHIISSENTLKAAVKGNILIAVPLQSEIEVGQQLIIPASVKPIKSPLNPHQFDYSEYMKFQGIFHQIQLSEDQILFSKNLETSFIENPRTRLLKSLNSSGFEKEELAVIKALILGDRTSISNEIYSKYASAGAIHILAVSGLHVGIVLLLLNFILKPIRQLKWLKFLLTLAGIWGFAILTGFSASVVRASLMFSLIAFGLQINRKVNLLNTLFSAFFVLILINPFYVFQVGFQLSFAAVFSIALFQPKFNKLWYPNNKLIRLLYQTLTVSICAQIGVLPLSLFYFHQFPGLFLLTNIVILPGLGVLLISGIFILILSVFGILPKMLIDLYSFLIEKLNQYISWIASQETFIIREINLSVPAVIFLFGIILSTFFALQHKKKKYIFYVFCGIILFQISMLFEQFEHSSEEFFILNKSGSTVIAEKKSQNLTLYGNNEKDTNWQYLKNFKLHEKISNIEVHKLQNFYLLKEKRILLIDSTGLYNFPKFNPDILLLSNSPKVNLKRVIEVLDPPMIMADASNYQSFIQLWRATCANKKIPFYHTGKKGAFNY
- the lpxB gene encoding lipid-A-disaccharide synthase, whose amino-acid sequence is MKYYIIAGEASGDLHASNLMKSLKKVDQNAEFRFWGGDLMQAQGGTMVKHYRDLAFMGFAEVVMNLRTIMGNISVCKKDITAYKPDALIFIDYPGFNLRIAKWSKEQGYANHFYISPQIWAWKENRIKAIKRDIDHMYVILPFEKEFYEKKHNFPVNFVGHPLIDAIANRKETDIVSFKAENNLDDRPIIALLPGSRKQEISKMLEVMLSITQDFKEYQFVIAGAPSQELEFYQPYLKKTNINLVMNKTYDILSCAHAALVTSGTATLETALFKVPEVVCYKGSYISYHIAKRIINLDYISLVNLIMDREVVKELIQGEFNSYSLKKELHKILEEKNRARLLKDYDQLEQKLGGTGASLETASLIYNAVK
- a CDS encoding C40 family peptidase — encoded protein: MKRRMMMKPLLKYSLMLCTAIFLSSCGSSKPKVVTTKKEVRTKKTRHYNPEVTKRNNTIKPKDERVYDIVNYAIGFEGTKYKYGGTTKRGMDCSGLLYVSFQENDIQLPRTSRAMSLQGERLYLKDVTVGDLLFFETNKNKKVINHVGMVVDISQGDILFIHSTTSLGVVISKLSENYWNNTFVMARRVI
- a CDS encoding thioredoxin family protein; the protein is MKKLFFIALMILGITAHAQQENVEINWMTMNEALAAQTEAPKNIIMDAYTVWCGPCKMLDKNTFGHPQVAQFINENYYPVKFNAEGDQEINYKNKAFSNPQYDPELKARRNSPHEFARALKITGYPSIVFFDEQGELIAPLTGYRSPEQIEIFLKIFAKDEYKNLTSEKAWKEYNENFKPTFTK